The following coding sequences are from one Dehalococcoidia bacterium window:
- a CDS encoding SDR family NAD(P)-dependent oxidoreductase, whose translation MGNRLAGKVAIVTGAGRGIGRAEAMLLAAEGAAVVVNDLGGNVDGTGHDGGPADQVVAEIKAAGGRAVANYANVAEMQGGESMVKTALDTFGRLDILVNNAGILRDRMVFNMSEEEWDAVVDVHLKGHFTTIKAAGVIFRQQRSGRIINTSSTSGLGNMGQANYSAAKEGIVGLTRTVARDLGRYGATCNAIRPTAGTRLTLSPEVAEAARRSAAAGVTRAGSNTLAELKPEAVAPMVVYLATDEAQNINGRTFMVRGNQVSLYSEPVPERTIFAPGDMWTVDELARVVPQTLAQGLRNEFAPKEAAATA comes from the coding sequence ATGGGGAACAGGCTTGCGGGCAAGGTCGCGATTGTCACGGGCGCGGGGCGCGGGATCGGCCGCGCGGAGGCAATGCTGCTGGCGGCGGAGGGCGCCGCGGTCGTCGTGAACGACCTGGGCGGCAACGTGGACGGCACGGGGCACGACGGCGGGCCCGCCGACCAGGTGGTGGCCGAGATCAAGGCCGCCGGCGGTCGCGCCGTCGCCAACTACGCCAACGTCGCGGAGATGCAGGGCGGCGAGAGCATGGTGAAGACGGCGCTCGACACGTTCGGGCGGCTCGACATCCTCGTCAACAACGCCGGCATCCTGCGCGACCGCATGGTCTTCAACATGTCCGAAGAAGAGTGGGACGCGGTCGTCGACGTGCATCTGAAGGGCCACTTCACCACGATCAAGGCGGCCGGCGTGATCTTCCGCCAGCAGCGATCGGGCCGCATCATCAACACCTCGTCCACCTCCGGCCTCGGCAACATGGGCCAGGCGAACTACAGCGCGGCCAAAGAGGGGATCGTCGGCCTGACACGCACGGTGGCGCGTGACCTCGGCCGCTACGGCGCCACCTGCAACGCCATCCGCCCGACCGCCGGTACACGCCTCACGCTCAGTCCGGAGGTGGCCGAGGCGGCGCGGCGCTCGGCCGCGGCGGGCGTCACCCGCGCCGGCTCCAACACGCTGGCCGAGCTGAAACCCGAGGCGGTGGCGCCGATGGTTGTCTATCTCGCCACGGATGAGGCGCAGAACATCAACGGACGCACCTTCATGGTGCGCGGCAACCAGGTATCGCTCTACTCAGAGCCGGTGCCCGAGCGCACGATCTTCGCGCCCGGCGATATGTGGACCGTAGATGAACTCGCACGGGTCGTGCCGCAGACGCTCGCGCAGGGCCTGCGCAACGAGTTCGCGCCGAAGGAGGCCGCGGCCACGGCGTAG
- a CDS encoding Zn-ribbon domain-containing OB-fold protein: MTYAKPLPEPDVWSRPFWEAAQQHELRMQRCAGCGHLRFPPGPTCTRCLSPEASWELLSGRGRIWSWTVFHQLYYAGFKDELPYNVALVELEEGPRLYTNIVGIENDALREGLAVEVTFEQATDEITIPRFRPAASA; the protein is encoded by the coding sequence ATGACCTACGCGAAACCGCTGCCTGAGCCCGATGTCTGGAGCCGGCCGTTCTGGGAGGCCGCACAGCAGCATGAGCTGCGCATGCAGCGCTGCGCCGGTTGCGGCCACCTGCGCTTTCCACCGGGCCCGACCTGCACGCGCTGCCTCTCGCCCGAAGCGAGCTGGGAACTGCTCTCGGGCCGAGGGCGCATCTGGTCGTGGACGGTCTTTCACCAGCTCTACTACGCAGGTTTCAAGGACGAGCTGCCCTACAACGTCGCGCTGGTGGAGCTGGAAGAAGGTCCACGACTCTACACCAACATCGTCGGCATTGAGAACGACGCGCTTCGCGAAGGGCTGGCGGTCGAGGTGACCTTCGAGCAGGCGACGGACGAGATCACGATCCCCCGCTTCCGCCCGGCCGCGAGCGCCTGA
- a CDS encoding thiolase family protein yields MSELSRRVAVVGVGSSRFGNFPESDANGLAAEALRNALDDAGLRANEIDGLVVNRVPHYARFGEMTGISPRWGAQFPAEGRMSGISIEAAVMAIACGMASTVALVYGNNGRSRRVYYGGDPSFWAPWGMTSPGAQHALLWRKHMLRYGSTTEQLGQIAVTFREHALLNPNAVMKRPISLEDHRNARYIAEPLGLFDYCLINDGGVALILTSAERARDLRKPPVYIAGMARADDYRAASTCPDDFWFGAMQQCAERVYAMAGLGREAVDVLQIYDNFTPTVVFSLEGFGFCAQGEGGRFVENGRLRLSGALPANTSGGHLSESYMQGWGLNVEAVRQVRGECGPRQVAGCNVAQFLCATPCSVSIIYTR; encoded by the coding sequence GTGAGCGAGCTGTCGCGGCGGGTGGCCGTGGTCGGCGTCGGCAGCAGCCGCTTCGGAAACTTTCCCGAGAGCGACGCCAACGGCCTCGCCGCCGAGGCGCTTCGCAACGCGCTGGACGACGCCGGCCTGCGCGCGAACGAGATCGACGGCCTCGTCGTCAACCGCGTGCCGCACTACGCCCGCTTCGGCGAAATGACCGGCATCTCGCCGCGCTGGGGCGCCCAGTTCCCCGCCGAAGGGCGGATGAGCGGCATCTCGATCGAGGCGGCGGTGATGGCGATCGCCTGCGGCATGGCGAGCACCGTGGCGCTGGTCTACGGCAACAACGGCCGCTCGCGCCGCGTCTACTACGGCGGCGACCCGAGCTTCTGGGCGCCGTGGGGGATGACCTCTCCCGGCGCGCAGCACGCGCTGCTGTGGCGTAAGCACATGCTGCGCTACGGCAGCACCACCGAGCAGCTCGGCCAGATCGCCGTTACCTTCCGTGAACACGCGCTGCTCAACCCCAACGCCGTGATGAAGCGGCCGATCTCGCTGGAAGATCACCGCAACGCCCGCTACATCGCCGAGCCGCTGGGGCTGTTCGACTACTGCCTGATCAACGACGGCGGTGTGGCGCTGATCCTGACCAGCGCCGAGCGGGCGCGGGATCTGCGCAAGCCCCCGGTCTACATCGCCGGCATGGCCCGCGCCGACGACTACCGCGCCGCCAGCACCTGCCCGGACGACTTCTGGTTCGGCGCGATGCAGCAGTGCGCCGAGCGGGTGTATGCGATGGCTGGCCTCGGCCGCGAGGCCGTCGACGTGCTGCAGATCTACGACAACTTCACGCCCACCGTGGTTTTCTCTCTGGAGGGCTTCGGCTTCTGCGCGCAGGGCGAAGGCGGCCGCTTCGTGGAAAACGGCAGGCTGCGGCTGAGCGGCGCCCTGCCGGCCAACACTTCGGGCGGCCATCTCTCCGAGAGCTACATGCAGGGCTGGGGCTTGAACGTCGAGGCGGTGCGCCAGGTGCGCGGCGAATGCGGGCCGCGCCAGGTGGCCGGCTGCAACGTCGCGCAGTTTCTCTGCGCCACGCCCTGCAGCGTCTCGATCATCTACACGCGGTGA
- a CDS encoding CoA transferase, producing the protein MSGPLDGYRVVELAEGVAGPYCAMALGDAGADVIKIEPPAGDRARGWGPPLRGDTSAVFLSLNRNKRGVVLDLAKPGGIESARGLLANADVAVIDANRLPAPELGYDAMAAFNQRLVCCQISGYGDRGPWANRPAGELPAQLLSEATSSLGHIGEEPVRLGTDVASMYAANYAVQAICAALLEREQSGLGQRIDVSLFGSMLAMRSTLWVALSNPDEWWGFHLDSYVKPPDQGYRCKDGAIFFSLARMERERFDALLRELDMEWVRDDPLYPLLERDTAGGTGRHAHEVKHLWERAFAAFTTAQVTAIVERLGGTCFPMNDYAQLVALPQVQHLGMVQEIEQPGIGPLRVLAPPWEFSETPASIRRPAPRLGEHTAEILREIASSEARP; encoded by the coding sequence ATGAGCGGGCCGCTGGACGGCTATCGCGTGGTCGAGCTCGCCGAGGGCGTGGCCGGGCCATACTGCGCGATGGCGTTGGGCGATGCCGGAGCAGATGTCATCAAGATCGAGCCGCCGGCGGGTGACCGCGCCCGCGGCTGGGGTCCGCCGCTGCGGGGCGATACAAGCGCCGTCTTCCTCAGCCTGAACCGCAACAAGCGCGGCGTGGTCCTCGATCTGGCCAAGCCGGGCGGGATCGAGTCAGCGCGCGGGCTGCTCGCGAATGCGGATGTGGCCGTGATCGATGCGAACCGTCTGCCGGCTCCCGAACTCGGCTATGACGCGATGGCGGCCTTCAATCAGCGGCTGGTCTGCTGTCAAATATCCGGCTACGGCGACCGCGGGCCATGGGCGAACCGGCCGGCGGGCGAGCTGCCGGCGCAATTGCTCTCCGAGGCCACGTCCTCGCTCGGGCATATCGGCGAGGAGCCGGTGCGGCTGGGCACGGACGTCGCCAGCATGTACGCCGCCAACTATGCCGTGCAGGCGATCTGCGCCGCGCTGCTCGAACGCGAGCAGAGCGGCCTCGGACAGCGCATCGACGTCTCGCTGTTCGGCAGCATGCTGGCGATGCGCTCCACGCTCTGGGTCGCTCTCTCCAATCCCGACGAGTGGTGGGGCTTCCACCTCGACAGCTACGTCAAGCCGCCGGACCAAGGCTACCGCTGCAAGGACGGGGCGATCTTCTTCTCGCTGGCGCGCATGGAGCGCGAGCGCTTCGACGCGTTGCTGCGCGAGCTGGACATGGAGTGGGTGCGGGACGATCCGCTCTACCCGCTGCTTGAGCGGGACACGGCGGGCGGCACCGGCCGCCACGCGCACGAGGTCAAGCATCTCTGGGAGCGGGCCTTCGCCGCCTTCACCACGGCGCAGGTGACCGCGATTGTGGAGCGCCTCGGCGGCACCTGTTTCCCGATGAACGACTACGCGCAGCTCGTCGCGCTGCCGCAGGTGCAGCACCTGGGCATGGTGCAGGAGATCGAGCAGCCCGGCATCGGGCCGCTGCGCGTGCTCGCGCCGCCCTGGGAGTTTTCGGAGACGCCTGCCTCGATTCGCCGCCCTGCGCCACGTCTCGGTGAGCACACCGCCGAGATCCTGCGCGAGATCGCGTCGAGCGAGGCGCGGCCGTGA
- a CDS encoding CoA transferase, whose translation MPGPLAGLRIFDLTMWMVGPWASMQLGSMGADVIHIEQPGVLWSSLGAGVPPTIDGTSIGYITWNMNKRGLFLDLKATRDRATAYELLQTCDAFLINMRPGVGDRLGLGYETVRAINPRLVYCSVTGWGESGPMAERPGADTQMQYVSGFWSTNGPRGGEREIYRHFTQMDATTGNYAAQAILMALLARRRTGRGQKVEVPMIRAAAALQTARLAEYLATGALHVPLGSAAYATAPDQCFLCEDQQWLGVSVTSEDEWRAFCAAIERPELAADPRFATNAERVRHRDDLAALLQPVFRAKPQFYWMMKLAHAGVPCGYPLRFEQLRQHRQSVENEYLLEVETSAWGRVWTGGPPWHFSRTPAAWRGTPMPGEHTGEILDELERKLNAAPAGAQAGSS comes from the coding sequence ATGCCCGGACCGCTGGCCGGCCTGCGCATCTTCGACCTGACGATGTGGATGGTCGGGCCGTGGGCCTCGATGCAGCTCGGCAGCATGGGCGCCGACGTGATCCACATCGAGCAGCCGGGGGTGCTCTGGTCGTCGCTTGGCGCCGGCGTGCCGCCAACGATCGACGGCACCTCGATCGGCTACATCACCTGGAACATGAACAAGCGCGGCCTCTTCCTCGACCTCAAGGCCACGCGCGACCGCGCCACCGCGTACGAACTGCTGCAAACCTGCGATGCCTTCCTGATCAACATGCGCCCCGGTGTGGGAGATCGCCTTGGTCTCGGCTATGAGACGGTGCGCGCGATCAATCCGCGCCTGGTCTACTGCTCGGTCACCGGCTGGGGCGAAAGCGGCCCGATGGCCGAGCGCCCCGGCGCCGACACGCAGATGCAGTACGTCAGCGGCTTCTGGTCCACAAACGGTCCGCGCGGCGGCGAGCGCGAAATCTACCGGCATTTCACGCAGATGGACGCGACGACCGGCAACTACGCGGCGCAGGCGATCCTCATGGCATTGCTGGCGCGACGACGCACCGGCCGTGGTCAGAAGGTCGAAGTGCCGATGATTCGCGCGGCCGCGGCGCTGCAAACGGCGCGGCTGGCCGAGTACCTGGCGACGGGCGCACTGCACGTGCCGCTTGGCAGCGCGGCATACGCCACCGCGCCCGACCAGTGCTTTCTCTGCGAAGATCAGCAGTGGCTCGGCGTCTCCGTCACGAGCGAGGACGAGTGGCGGGCCTTCTGCGCCGCGATCGAGCGGCCGGAGCTGGCCGCCGACCCCCGCTTCGCCACGAACGCCGAGCGTGTGCGACATCGCGACGATCTGGCGGCGCTGCTGCAGCCGGTTTTCCGTGCAAAGCCGCAGTTCTACTGGATGATGAAGCTGGCCCACGCCGGCGTGCCCTGCGGCTATCCGCTGCGTTTCGAGCAGTTGCGCCAGCATCGCCAGTCGGTCGAGAACGAGTATTTGCTCGAGGTCGAGACCTCGGCCTGGGGGCGCGTCTGGACCGGCGGGCCGCCCTGGCACTTCTCCCGCACGCCGGCAGCCTGGCGCGGCACGCCCATGCCCGGCGAGCACACCGGCGAGATCTTGGACGAGCTGGAGCGCAAGCTCAACGCCGCGCCGGCCGGCGCCCAGGCGGGCTCGTCATGA
- a CDS encoding CoA transferase, which yields MREEGLVLSDLTVLELSEGIAGPYCGKLLAALGARVIKIEPPGGDRARLLAPFAGDEPHPEKSGLFLYLNMAKESIVLDLTRAPDRTQFRRLAAEADIIIEGFMPGTLAALELDFAALAGENPRMILCSITRFGQDGPYRDYLATEITAQALGGLLYTIGLPDREPLKIGGSPALCNAGGAAFSAIMAALWQRDRTGAGQAIDISLQEATAITQIHASIEATWQGTNLQRRPSVLLEAKDGWASVGLEMGVAAETWPRVCAMLGRPELAADPRFASSAARRENREAVAEIVADLVRGQPKEAIYHELQSLRSIAGYVATAADLHASAQLAARGFFQQIEHPVAGSARYPGLPFRIGEMPAVTGRAPLLGEHAQATTQRADKGMPAKPPSTPDALGPTPSTPPLEGVRILDLTQVAVGPYATLLLAGLGAEVIKVESNRRPDISRGPVHPEGETQLKQYPHGEPGERPWNRAAYFNQRNRGKLGITLDLSDERGKDLCKRLAACCDAVAENFRASVMERQGLGWDELRAVNPRLVYLKLSSQGDSGPERDYGSLGSTLEQTGGLVSVTGYRDGPPLMTNGTYPDPVAGVLAVGALIAGLRRARQTGEGQFVDFSQREATIGLFGEAMMDFALNGRVQGPIGNRHPQFAPQGVYPCSGNRGAGSSGRDARGASPGDGQPSGPDDWIAISIEDDGQWARLQQAMGNPAWTRGERLTTAAGRRALHDELDSAISAWTAGYDKHALMHLLQRHGVPAGAVLTGVQLLNDAQLKARGWWEELIPTEVGEPHRFVSAPWRLAAAPRRPSTPAPCLGEHNARVYRGLLGLSADEYADLQAAGVISIEPLWLRA from the coding sequence ATGAGGGAAGAGGGGCTGGTGCTAAGCGATCTCACGGTGCTGGAGCTGAGCGAGGGCATCGCCGGGCCGTACTGCGGCAAGTTGCTGGCTGCGCTGGGCGCGCGAGTGATCAAGATCGAGCCTCCAGGCGGCGACCGTGCCCGTTTGCTGGCCCCCTTCGCCGGCGACGAGCCGCACCCGGAGAAGAGCGGCCTCTTCCTCTACCTCAATATGGCGAAGGAGAGCATCGTCCTCGATCTGACTCGTGCTCCGGACCGGACCCAGTTTCGGCGACTCGCCGCCGAGGCCGACATCATCATCGAGGGCTTCATGCCGGGCACGCTCGCGGCTCTGGAACTCGACTTCGCCGCGCTTGCGGGAGAGAACCCGCGGATGATCCTCTGCTCGATCACGCGGTTCGGGCAGGACGGTCCGTACCGCGACTATTTGGCTACCGAAATCACCGCGCAGGCGCTGGGCGGCCTGCTGTACACGATCGGGTTGCCCGATCGCGAGCCGCTGAAGATCGGCGGCAGCCCCGCCCTGTGCAACGCAGGTGGCGCCGCCTTCAGTGCGATCATGGCGGCGTTGTGGCAGCGCGACCGCACCGGCGCAGGCCAGGCGATCGATATCTCGCTGCAGGAGGCGACGGCGATCACGCAAATTCACGCCAGCATCGAGGCCACCTGGCAGGGCACGAACCTGCAGCGACGGCCGAGCGTGTTGCTGGAGGCGAAGGACGGCTGGGCCTCGGTCGGGTTGGAGATGGGCGTCGCGGCCGAGACCTGGCCGCGCGTCTGCGCGATGCTGGGCCGGCCGGAGCTGGCCGCCGATCCGCGCTTCGCCAGCTCGGCGGCGCGGCGCGAGAACCGTGAAGCTGTAGCCGAGATCGTCGCGGACTTGGTTCGCGGCCAGCCGAAGGAAGCGATCTACCACGAGCTGCAGAGCCTGCGCTCGATCGCCGGCTACGTGGCGACCGCGGCCGACCTGCACGCCTCCGCCCAGCTCGCGGCCCGCGGCTTCTTCCAGCAAATCGAGCACCCCGTCGCCGGCAGCGCCCGCTATCCCGGCCTGCCCTTCCGCATCGGGGAGATGCCCGCGGTCACCGGCCGCGCCCCGCTGCTCGGCGAGCACGCGCAAGCGACAACGCAACGCGCCGACAAGGGCATGCCCGCGAAGCCACCTTCGACGCCCGACGCCCTGGGCCCTACGCCCTCGACGCCGCCCCTCGAAGGCGTCCGCATCCTCGATCTTACCCAGGTCGCGGTGGGGCCGTACGCGACGCTTTTGCTCGCCGGCCTCGGCGCCGAGGTGATCAAGGTCGAATCCAATCGCCGTCCGGACATCAGCCGCGGCCCGGTGCATCCCGAAGGCGAGACGCAGCTCAAGCAGTATCCGCACGGCGAGCCGGGCGAGCGGCCGTGGAACCGCGCCGCCTACTTCAACCAGCGCAACCGCGGCAAGCTCGGCATCACCCTCGACCTCTCGGACGAACGCGGCAAGGATCTCTGCAAGCGGCTGGCGGCCTGCTGCGACGCCGTCGCCGAAAACTTCCGCGCCTCGGTGATGGAGCGACAGGGACTCGGCTGGGACGAGCTGCGAGCGGTGAACCCACGCCTCGTCTATCTCAAGCTCAGCAGCCAGGGCGACAGCGGACCGGAGCGCGACTACGGTTCCCTGGGCTCGACGCTGGAGCAGACCGGCGGCCTCGTCTCCGTGACCGGCTACCGCGACGGGCCGCCGCTGATGACCAACGGCACCTACCCGGACCCGGTCGCCGGCGTGCTGGCCGTGGGCGCGCTGATCGCCGGCCTGCGCCGAGCGCGGCAGACCGGCGAGGGACAGTTCGTCGACTTCTCGCAGCGCGAGGCGACGATCGGCCTCTTCGGCGAGGCGATGATGGACTTCGCGCTCAACGGCCGGGTGCAAGGACCGATCGGCAATCGCCATCCGCAGTTCGCGCCGCAGGGCGTCTACCCGTGTTCAGGGAACAGGGGAGCTGGAAGCTCGGGCAGGGATGCCAGAGGCGCTTCGCCTGGTGACGGTCAACCGAGCGGGCCGGATGATTGGATTGCGATCTCGATAGAGGACGACGGGCAGTGGGCGCGGCTGCAGCAGGCGATGGGCAATCCCGCCTGGACGCGGGGCGAACGCTTGACGACCGCCGCGGGCCGCAGGGCCCTGCACGACGAGCTCGACTCCGCGATCTCCGCGTGGACGGCGGGCTACGACAAGCACGCACTGATGCACCTCCTGCAGCGGCACGGCGTGCCTGCCGGTGCGGTGCTCACCGGCGTGCAACTGCTGAACGACGCGCAGCTCAAGGCCCGCGGCTGGTGGGAGGAACTGATCCCGACTGAGGTTGGGGAGCCGCACCGCTTCGTCTCGGCGCCCTGGCGGCTCGCTGCCGCGCCGCGCCGGCCCAGCACGCCGGCGCCATGCCTTGGTGAACACAACGCCCGCGTCTACCGCGGTCTGCTCGGCCTCAGCGCCGACGAGTACGCGGACCTTCAAGCCGCCGGCGTGATCAGCATCGAGCCGCTGTGGCTGCGCGCCTGA